One Corynebacterium appendicis CIP 107643 DNA window includes the following coding sequences:
- the rplP gene encoding 50S ribosomal protein L16 produces the protein MLIPKRVKYRRQHRPNRSGVSKGGNTINFGDFGLQALEPAYITNRQIEAARIAINRHVKRGGKVWINIFPDRPLTQKPLGVRMGSGKGPVEKWVANVKPGRILFEMSYPNEAVAQEALRRAGAKLPCKTRIIAKEDQF, from the coding sequence ATGCTTATCCCTAAGCGCGTCAAGTACCGTCGCCAGCACCGTCCGAATCGTTCCGGTGTGTCCAAGGGCGGCAACACCATCAACTTCGGTGACTTTGGCCTGCAGGCTCTCGAGCCGGCTTACATCACCAACCGCCAGATCGAGGCAGCTCGTATTGCCATCAACCGCCACGTGAAGCGCGGCGGCAAGGTCTGGATCAACATCTTCCCGGACCGTCCGCTGACCCAGAAGCCGCTCGGCGTGCGTATGGGTTCCGGTAAGGGCCCGGTGGAGAAGTGGGTGGCCAACGTCAAGCCTGGCCGCATCCTGTTCGAAATGTCCTACCCGAACGAGGCTGTTGCCCAGGAAGCTCTGCGCCGCGCTGGCGCTAAGCTGCCGTGCAAGACTCGTATCATTGCGAAGGAGGACCAGTTCTAA
- the rplV gene encoding 50S ribosomal protein L22, with protein sequence MSETITSAHATAKYVRTSQMKANRVLDLVRGKSVSEALAILKYAPQTVSTQVAKVVASAAANAENNFGLDPRTLVISEAYANEGPTMRRYQPRAQGRAFQIRKRTCHITVVVESQKEA encoded by the coding sequence ATGAGTGAAACGATCACTTCCGCACACGCAACCGCGAAGTACGTGCGCACTTCCCAGATGAAGGCGAACCGTGTTCTCGACCTCGTCCGCGGCAAGTCCGTGTCCGAGGCCCTGGCGATCCTGAAGTACGCGCCGCAGACCGTGTCCACCCAGGTGGCCAAGGTCGTCGCGTCCGCTGCTGCGAACGCCGAGAACAACTTCGGTCTTGACCCGCGCACGCTGGTCATCTCCGAGGCATACGCCAATGAAGGCCCGACGATGCGCCGTTACCAGCCGCGCGCTCAGGGCCGCGCCTTCCAGATCCGTAAGCGCACCTGCCACATCACCGTGGTAGTCGAGAGCCAGAAGGAGGCTTAA
- the rplW gene encoding 50S ribosomal protein L23, whose amino-acid sequence MAKTANSRDIIIAPVVSEKTYALMEQNTYTFYVNPNANKTQIKIAVEDIFGVKVASVNTVNREGKRKRSRTGWGKRKDTKRAYVTLREGSDSIDIFGGATA is encoded by the coding sequence ATGGCTAAGACCGCTAACTCGCGCGACATCATCATCGCCCCGGTCGTCTCCGAGAAGACCTACGCGCTGATGGAGCAGAACACCTACACGTTCTACGTCAATCCGAACGCGAACAAGACCCAGATCAAGATTGCCGTGGAGGACATCTTCGGCGTGAAGGTCGCTTCCGTGAACACCGTCAACCGCGAGGGCAAGCGCAAGCGTTCCCGCACCGGCTGGGGTAAGCGCAAGGACACCAAGCGCGCCTACGTCACCCTCCGCGAGGGCAGCGACTCCATCGACATCTTCGGCGGCGCTACTGCCTAA
- a CDS encoding GTPase gives MALFKRNTASLGERLTALDEAAEIGAPYLTPAQRERLETTARAGAERRALSAEHTVVGFFGATGSGKTSLFNAVVGEDLGKAAARRPTTFSPLAAIWEPDNSEELLDWLGVEDRRVRSGEFAPKAGPLILLDLPDFDSVEASNRAIAERLAGQVDVLVWVSDPEKYADSVIHDEFIRPHANHSAVTLAVLNKADLLAEADVPTVSQSYAQLLREDGLTNVTVVPTSTYTQAGIDGLRAAITRVAAARTAQSARIEADIASVTGEYGDGAKQGNVDKRAKRDLDSVLAQAAGADRVADSTAAAYRKRLHERTGWLLTSWVTRFRPDPLKRLGLREDADTVGVHRTSMPELTAASKAVANRGVRDYATAVTDDLPPQWASAVSDRADEVAENLPAELDRAVARTRLPAEPSKGWSLLTVVQWLALLAALVGVLWYLVVAFVPGALTPLLGGDLVPDVEGWPIPTLLIMAGLLTGLVIGLITAVFGGVIGGGVKRRTRAALRKEIAATSQSAVVEPLDAIRDDYARFTERIAVAAGSQ, from the coding sequence ATGGCTTTGTTTAAGCGCAACACCGCCTCTCTCGGCGAGCGTCTCACCGCGCTCGACGAGGCCGCCGAAATCGGCGCACCGTACCTCACCCCGGCCCAACGTGAACGCCTCGAGACCACCGCCCGCGCCGGTGCCGAACGCCGCGCACTGTCCGCGGAGCACACCGTCGTCGGCTTCTTCGGCGCAACAGGCTCCGGCAAGACCTCGCTGTTCAATGCGGTTGTCGGCGAGGACCTCGGCAAAGCGGCTGCACGCCGCCCAACCACTTTCTCCCCTCTCGCGGCGATCTGGGAACCGGACAATTCCGAAGAGCTCCTCGACTGGCTCGGCGTGGAGGACCGCCGCGTCCGCTCCGGCGAATTCGCTCCCAAGGCTGGCCCTCTGATCCTGCTGGACCTCCCCGATTTCGATTCCGTCGAGGCCTCCAACCGCGCCATCGCGGAACGCCTCGCGGGCCAGGTCGACGTGCTGGTCTGGGTGTCCGACCCAGAGAAATACGCCGACAGCGTCATTCACGACGAGTTCATCCGCCCCCACGCCAACCACTCGGCCGTCACCCTCGCGGTGCTGAACAAAGCGGACCTCCTCGCAGAGGCCGACGTCCCCACCGTCTCCCAGTCCTACGCGCAGCTGCTGCGCGAAGACGGCCTCACCAACGTCACCGTCGTGCCCACCTCCACCTACACACAGGCAGGTATCGACGGCCTCCGCGCCGCCATCACCCGCGTCGCCGCCGCCCGGACCGCGCAGTCCGCGCGCATCGAAGCCGATATCGCCTCTGTGACGGGGGAATACGGGGACGGGGCAAAACAGGGCAACGTCGATAAGCGTGCGAAGCGCGACCTGGATTCCGTGCTCGCGCAGGCCGCCGGCGCCGACCGCGTGGCGGACTCCACCGCCGCCGCGTACCGCAAGCGCCTCCACGAGCGCACCGGCTGGCTACTCACCTCGTGGGTGACCCGCTTCCGCCCCGACCCCCTCAAACGCCTCGGTCTGCGCGAGGACGCCGACACCGTCGGCGTGCACCGGACGTCGATGCCGGAGCTCACCGCCGCGTCAAAAGCCGTGGCCAACCGCGGCGTGCGCGACTACGCCACCGCCGTCACCGACGACCTGCCGCCGCAATGGGCGTCCGCCGTCTCCGACCGCGCCGACGAGGTCGCTGAAAACTTGCCTGCCGAGCTCGACCGCGCCGTCGCCCGCACGCGGCTGCCCGCCGAGCCGTCGAAAGGCTGGTCACTGCTCACCGTCGTCCAGTGGCTTGCGCTGCTCGCCGCGCTCGTCGGCGTGCTGTGGTACCTGGTCGTCGCGTTCGTGCCCGGAGCGCTGACCCCGCTGCTGGGCGGCGACCTCGTCCCCGACGTCGAAGGGTGGCCGATCCCGACGCTTCTCATCATGGCCGGGCTACTCACCGGCCTCGTGATCGGGCTCATCACCGCAGTCTTCGGCGGAGTCATCGGTGGCGGCGTGAAACGCCGAACACGCGCGGCGCTGCGCAAAGAGATCGCCGCGACCTCACAAAGCGCCGTCGTCGAACCCCTCGACGCGATCCGCGACGACTACGCGCGCTTCACCGAACGCATCGCCGTCGCCGCAGGCTCCCAGTAG
- the rpsS gene encoding 30S ribosomal protein S19 yields MPRSLKKGPFVDEHLLNKVDAQNEAGTKQVIKTWSRRSTILPDFIGHTFAVHDGRKHVPVFIDESMVGHKLGEFAPTKTFKGHVKEEKGRR; encoded by the coding sequence ATGCCACGCAGCCTGAAGAAAGGCCCGTTCGTCGACGAACACCTCCTCAACAAGGTGGACGCACAGAACGAGGCTGGCACCAAGCAGGTCATCAAGACCTGGTCCCGCCGTTCGACCATTCTCCCCGATTTCATCGGACACACTTTCGCCGTCCACGACGGCCGCAAGCACGTGCCGGTGTTCATCGACGAGTCCATGGTCGGCCACAAGCTCGGTGAGTTCGCACCGACCAAGACCTTCAAGGGTCACGTCAAGGAAGAGAAGGGGCGTCGATAA
- the rplB gene encoding 50S ribosomal protein L2, whose protein sequence is MAIRKYKPTTPGRRNSSVSQFDEITRSTPEKSLVRPLPKTGGRNSHGHITTRHRGGGHKRQWRVIDFRRSDKDGIPAKVAHIEYDPNRTANIALLHYADGEKRYIIAPKGLTQGTVVEAGANADIKVGNNLPLRNIPTGTTIHAVELKPGAGAKLARSAGASIQLLGKEGSYAVLRMPSSEIRRVDIRCRATVGEVGNADQINIRWGKAGRMRWKGWRPTVRGVVMNPVDHPHGGGEGKTSGGRHPVSPWGQKEGRTRNPNRYSNNMIVRRRRPNKKR, encoded by the coding sequence ATGGCTATTCGTAAGTACAAGCCGACAACCCCGGGTCGCCGCAACAGCTCCGTTTCCCAGTTCGACGAGATCACTCGTTCGACTCCGGAAAAGTCCCTGGTGCGACCGCTCCCGAAGACCGGTGGCCGTAACTCCCACGGCCACATCACCACCCGCCACCGCGGCGGTGGCCACAAGCGCCAGTGGCGCGTGATTGACTTCCGCCGCTCCGACAAGGACGGCATCCCGGCTAAGGTCGCTCACATCGAGTACGACCCGAACCGCACCGCTAACATCGCGCTGCTTCACTATGCAGACGGCGAGAAGCGCTACATCATCGCGCCGAAGGGCCTGACCCAGGGCACCGTCGTTGAGGCTGGCGCCAACGCCGACATCAAGGTCGGCAACAACCTGCCGCTGCGCAACATCCCGACCGGTACGACCATCCACGCTGTGGAGCTCAAGCCGGGCGCAGGTGCGAAGCTGGCTCGTTCCGCCGGCGCGTCCATCCAGCTGCTCGGTAAGGAAGGCTCCTACGCAGTCCTGCGTATGCCGTCCTCCGAGATCCGCCGCGTGGACATCCGCTGTCGCGCGACTGTCGGCGAGGTCGGAAACGCCGACCAGATCAACATCCGTTGGGGCAAGGCCGGCCGTATGCGCTGGAAGGGCTGGAGGCCCACTGTCCGCGGCGTTGTCATGAACCCGGTCGACCACCCGCACGGTGGTGGCGAGGGCAAGACCTCCGGTGGCCGCCACCCGGTTTCCCCGTGGGGCCAGAAGGAAGGTCGCACCCGCAACCCGAACCGTTATTCCAACAACATGATCGTGCGCCGCCGCCGCCCGAACAAGAAGCGTTAA
- a CDS encoding bifunctional hydroxymethylpyrimidine kinase/phosphomethylpyrimidine kinase: MVSLSDSLPTSAHASSDAGASGATFEADSQRSAIPNILSIAGTDPTGGAGIQADLKSISAAGGYGMCVVTALVAQNTHGVRSIHVPPQDFLKEQLDAVVDDVEVDGVKIGMLGDVDTTKTVSDYLAAHPVPTVVVDPVMVATSGDRLLTEDAEEAMRQFVKDHATVVTPNIPELAVLAGTTPAETFDEAVEQGRGYAKAAGVKVVVKGGHLEEGYASNALVTQEGETEVARVPRVDTKNTHGTGCSLSSALATRMAIDPDGALAWTSSWLHEAIAHADDLNVGSGHGPVDHFHRSRRLAAAGSTRPWKLIDDWTTPSTPSLEPKIPAAGPFTRELWDKAANKVWPETLNLPFIRALRDGTLPEEQFGFYLVQDAYYLREYSRALATVGAKAPEAEDQVWWTQSATVAIEAESELHRNWISQHHVEADTPPSPVTLGYVNMLTSTAAFSDYIVGAAAVLPCFWLYAEVGLHLAENNHPDHPYNAWLSMYGGDDFTDAVRMALNSVEKALSSASEKQRADAVEAFMYACYYEREFFDQASRN; this comes from the coding sequence ATGGTGTCTTTGTCCGATTCTTTGCCTACTTCTGCTCACGCTTCTTCTGACGCTGGCGCGAGCGGCGCCACGTTTGAGGCCGACTCGCAACGCAGCGCGATCCCGAACATCCTGTCCATCGCGGGCACGGACCCGACGGGCGGCGCGGGGATCCAGGCGGACCTGAAGTCCATTTCGGCGGCGGGCGGCTACGGCATGTGCGTGGTGACAGCGCTGGTCGCACAGAATACGCACGGGGTGCGCAGTATCCATGTTCCGCCGCAGGACTTCCTGAAGGAGCAGCTTGACGCAGTCGTCGACGATGTCGAGGTGGACGGGGTGAAGATCGGCATGCTGGGCGACGTGGACACGACTAAGACGGTGTCGGATTACCTCGCGGCGCACCCGGTACCGACGGTGGTGGTCGACCCGGTGATGGTGGCAACGAGCGGCGACCGCCTTCTGACAGAGGACGCGGAGGAGGCGATGCGCCAATTCGTGAAGGATCACGCGACGGTAGTCACGCCGAATATTCCGGAACTCGCCGTGCTGGCGGGCACAACGCCAGCGGAGACGTTCGACGAGGCGGTTGAGCAGGGGCGCGGGTACGCGAAGGCGGCGGGAGTGAAGGTTGTCGTGAAGGGCGGCCACCTCGAGGAGGGCTACGCGTCGAATGCCTTGGTCACACAGGAAGGTGAGACGGAAGTCGCTCGCGTCCCGCGCGTGGATACGAAGAACACGCACGGCACGGGGTGTTCGCTGTCGTCGGCGCTCGCCACGCGAATGGCAATCGACCCGGACGGCGCGCTCGCTTGGACGTCGAGTTGGCTCCACGAGGCGATCGCACACGCGGACGACCTCAACGTCGGCAGCGGCCACGGGCCGGTGGATCATTTCCACCGTTCGCGCCGCCTCGCGGCAGCAGGGTCGACGCGGCCATGGAAGCTTATCGACGACTGGACCACCCCCTCCACCCCGTCCCTCGAGCCCAAGATTCCCGCTGCCGGGCCCTTCACCCGCGAACTGTGGGACAAGGCGGCTAATAAGGTATGGCCGGAGACGCTGAATCTGCCGTTCATCCGTGCGCTGCGCGACGGCACGCTGCCGGAGGAGCAGTTCGGTTTCTACCTGGTGCAGGATGCTTATTACCTGCGTGAATACTCCCGTGCCCTGGCGACGGTGGGTGCAAAGGCTCCGGAGGCGGAAGACCAGGTGTGGTGGACGCAGTCCGCGACCGTCGCTATCGAGGCGGAGTCGGAGCTGCACCGGAATTGGATCTCTCAGCACCACGTTGAGGCGGACACTCCCCCCTCTCCGGTCACTCTCGGCTACGTGAATATGCTCACATCTACGGCAGCTTTTTCCGACTATATTGTCGGCGCTGCGGCAGTTTTGCCGTGCTTTTGGCTCTACGCGGAGGTCGGTCTGCACCTCGCGGAGAATAATCATCCGGACCATCCGTACAACGCGTGGCTATCCATGTACGGGGGCGACGATTTCACAGATGCCGTGCGTATGGCCCTGAATTCCGTGGAAAAGGCGCTCTCCTCCGCGAGCGAGAAGCAGCGCGCGGACGCCGTCGAAGCCTTCATGTACGCGTGCTACTACGAACGCGAGTTCTTCGATCAGGCATCGCGCAACTAG
- the rplN gene encoding 50S ribosomal protein L14 — MIQKESRLKVADNTGAREILCIQVLGGSVRRFAGIGDTIVATVKEAAPGGNVKEGEVVRAVIVRAKKETRRPDGSYISFDENAAVLIKNDTEPRGTRIFGPVARELRDKKFMKIVSLAPEVI, encoded by the coding sequence GTGATTCAGAAAGAATCGCGTCTGAAGGTCGCCGACAACACTGGTGCACGCGAGATTCTGTGCATCCAGGTGCTCGGCGGTTCTGTTCGACGCTTCGCCGGTATCGGCGACACGATTGTCGCCACCGTGAAGGAAGCCGCCCCGGGCGGCAACGTCAAGGAAGGCGAGGTCGTTCGCGCTGTCATCGTGCGCGCGAAGAAGGAGACCCGTCGTCCGGACGGTTCCTACATCTCGTTCGACGAGAATGCAGCTGTTCTGATCAAGAACGACACTGAGCCCCGCGGCACCCGTATCTTCGGCCCGGTCGCTCGTGAGCTGCGCGATAAGAAGTTCATGAAGATCGTGTCTCTCGCACCGGAGGTGATCTAG
- the rpmC gene encoding 50S ribosomal protein L29 produces MATGTPAHEFRELTDAELNDRLSAAKEELFNLRFQLATGQLANNRRIPAVKRDIARIYTVLRERELGLSTVPGEGAN; encoded by the coding sequence ATGGCTACTGGCACCCCTGCACACGAGTTCCGTGAGCTCACTGATGCTGAGCTGAACGACCGTCTGAGCGCCGCCAAGGAAGAGCTGTTCAACCTGCGCTTCCAGCTGGCGACCGGACAGCTGGCCAACAACCGCCGCATCCCGGCGGTCAAGCGCGACATTGCGCGCATCTACACGGTGCTGCGTGAGCGCGAGCTCGGTCTGTCCACCGTCCCTGGTGAAGGAGCTAACTAA
- the rplX gene encoding 50S ribosomal protein L24, whose product MKIKKGDMVQVIAGKDKGAQGRVIEAYPQRDRVLVEGVNRVKKHVANSYNERGAESGGIVTQEAPIHVSNVMVVDSDGTPTRVGYRFDENGKKVRVAKSNGKDI is encoded by the coding sequence TTGAAGATCAAGAAGGGCGATATGGTCCAGGTCATCGCTGGTAAGGACAAGGGCGCTCAGGGTCGCGTCATCGAGGCGTACCCGCAGCGTGACCGTGTCCTCGTCGAGGGCGTGAACCGTGTGAAGAAGCACGTTGCTAACTCTTACAATGAGCGCGGCGCTGAGTCCGGCGGCATTGTCACCCAGGAGGCCCCGATCCACGTGTCCAACGTGATGGTGGTCGACTCTGATGGCACCCCGACCCGTGTGGGTTACCGCTTCGATGAGAACGGCAAGAAGGTCCGCGTTGCCAAGTCGAACGGGAAGGACATCTAA
- the rpsC gene encoding 30S ribosomal protein S3 produces the protein MGQKIHPHGLRLGITSDWKSHWYADKSYADYVSEDIKIREYLSKNVQRAGIADIVIERTRDRVRVDIHTARPGIVIGRRGAEADRIRRELEKLTGKMVALNILEVKNVDANAALVAQNVAEQLVNRVAFRRAMRKAIQSAMRQPQVKGIKIQCSGRLGGAEMSRVERYHEGRVPLHTLRAEIDYGLAEAETTFGNIGVKVWIYKGDVVGGVRESELNAPGNERRGRGDRRPRRGGQRRQRAEQKKEG, from the coding sequence ATGGGTCAGAAAATCCACCCGCACGGCCTCCGGCTGGGCATCACTTCCGACTGGAAGTCCCACTGGTACGCCGACAAGTCCTACGCGGACTACGTGTCCGAGGACATCAAGATCCGCGAGTACCTGAGCAAGAACGTGCAGCGCGCCGGCATCGCCGACATCGTCATCGAGCGCACCCGCGACCGCGTCCGCGTGGACATCCACACGGCACGTCCGGGCATCGTCATCGGCCGCCGCGGTGCTGAGGCAGACCGCATCCGCCGCGAGCTGGAGAAGCTCACCGGCAAGATGGTGGCCCTCAACATCCTCGAGGTCAAGAACGTCGACGCTAACGCCGCACTGGTTGCGCAGAACGTGGCTGAGCAGCTTGTCAACCGTGTGGCTTTCCGCCGCGCGATGCGCAAGGCTATCCAGTCCGCTATGCGCCAGCCGCAGGTCAAGGGCATCAAGATTCAGTGCTCCGGCCGTCTGGGCGGCGCTGAGATGTCCCGCGTCGAGCGTTACCACGAGGGCCGCGTCCCGCTCCACACCCTGCGTGCGGAGATCGACTACGGCCTGGCAGAGGCAGAGACCACCTTCGGCAACATCGGTGTCAAGGTATGGATCTACAAAGGCGACGTCGTTGGTGGCGTGCGCGAGTCCGAGCTGAATGCTCCGGGCAATGAGCGCCGCGGCCGCGGTGACCGCCGTCCCCGCCGCGGTGGCCAGCGCCGCCAGCGCGCAGAGCAGAAGAAGGAGGGCTAA
- the rpsQ gene encoding 30S ribosomal protein S17, whose amino-acid sequence MSEAKKGLQKRRRGYVVSDKMDKTIVVEIEDRKSHALYGKIVRNTSRVKAHDEENTAGVGDLVRIEETRPLSKDKHFRLVEVIEKAR is encoded by the coding sequence ATGTCTGAAGCAAAGAAGGGTCTGCAGAAGCGCCGCCGCGGCTACGTCGTCTCCGACAAGATGGACAAGACCATCGTTGTCGAGATCGAGGACCGCAAGTCCCACGCGCTGTACGGCAAGATCGTCCGTAACACCAGCCGCGTGAAGGCGCACGACGAGGAGAACACCGCCGGTGTCGGCGACCTCGTCCGTATCGAGGAGACGCGTCCGCTGTCCAAGGACAAGCACTTCCGTCTCGTCGAGGTCATCGAGAAGGCTCGTTAA
- a CDS encoding formate/nitrite transporter family protein has product MSFSEKAPVSIQNKLDLFGREPGRFALRAIMAGVLLGIMTAFAAATATLTESYAPGWGKYPFAVIFAVTLYMIVVLQAELATGNMMFMTYGFVHKLNTIPRGLVVILFVTFFNLVGAAIVSWLISMTTTGQNAETTMPFMASLWEAKLAKPSLTLFFEAILANMVVNIGFMLTAQAGKDHSAKIWAVAIIIPAFAAMGYEHSIANFVLTTLNGFMFDPSSIEGFTVGNVLRNWTIVWLGNLVGGGLIMGGIYGWLNRTRTKYRD; this is encoded by the coding sequence GTGAGTTTCAGTGAGAAGGCCCCAGTATCAATCCAGAACAAGCTAGACCTGTTCGGCCGCGAGCCAGGTCGCTTTGCCCTTCGCGCTATTATGGCCGGCGTCCTTTTGGGCATCATGACTGCGTTCGCTGCGGCGACAGCAACCCTGACCGAATCCTACGCCCCGGGCTGGGGCAAGTACCCGTTCGCGGTGATCTTCGCGGTGACCCTCTACATGATCGTCGTCCTCCAGGCCGAGTTGGCTACGGGCAACATGATGTTCATGACTTATGGCTTCGTCCATAAGCTGAACACGATCCCGCGCGGCCTGGTGGTCATTCTGTTCGTGACATTCTTCAACCTCGTCGGCGCGGCCATTGTTTCATGGCTGATTTCCATGACCACCACCGGCCAGAACGCCGAGACGACCATGCCGTTCATGGCGAGCCTGTGGGAGGCGAAGCTTGCTAAGCCGAGTCTCACCCTCTTTTTCGAGGCCATCTTGGCCAACATGGTCGTCAACATCGGCTTCATGCTGACGGCGCAGGCCGGTAAAGACCACAGCGCCAAGATCTGGGCCGTGGCCATCATCATTCCGGCGTTCGCGGCAATGGGTTACGAGCACTCGATCGCGAACTTCGTGCTGACGACCCTGAACGGCTTCATGTTCGACCCGTCCTCCATCGAGGGCTTCACGGTCGGCAACGTCCTGCGCAACTGGACGATCGTCTGGCTGGGCAACCTGGTCGGCGGCGGTCTGATCATGGGCGGCATCTACGGCTGGCTCAACCGCACGCGCACGAAATACCGCGACTAG
- a CDS encoding GTPase domain-containing protein: protein MNSPNVDMLDAVRVVRDFVAGTRLSDSGVEADARAIVNQLDDYVLPRLANLDAPLLAVIGGSTGSGKSTLVNAVLRERVSNPGVIRPTTRQPVLVANPADADWFNSPQVLPGLARSHGAGNEQSTTLRIVPTGSIPEGLALLDAPDFDSIDDRNRALASQLLAAADLWVFVTTPARYADQLVWNFLHDAASRGIEVVVVLNRLDEASADTVPDDLRRMMDEAGLHGATVFTVPFVPDLGGDSPEEFLQDTLVAELRSYLTGLAEDSAARRAVAGKTVAGAATGAIEKVEQLIDARSRQEAFASQLDSAISEQYSTAHTHVIDATSDGKMLRSEVMDRWQDVVGTSDISRGFERWFSQTMDKVGSFFTGEPAPLREVETELESGLHAVIVDAADTAAARSWSHIGSVAPDLRADADPALARSSADIDERAAALVRDWQTALLDRIQDTAGSKRQRARAMSFGLNVLTVALMLVVFASTAGITGSEAAIAGGSAVLGQKLLETIFGEETVRRMASDARNDLNERLRDLLQSERERYYPVTDPLLEGTAAEELTDATNTARTSVAERFPELAGTAKTSAEIAPANSPSAPASLEESAERGPLRDLFAQLRGGFKAKEDSNGFV, encoded by the coding sequence GTGAACTCCCCTAATGTAGACATGCTCGATGCCGTGCGCGTTGTCCGCGACTTTGTCGCTGGCACGCGTTTGAGTGACAGCGGCGTGGAAGCTGATGCCCGCGCCATCGTGAACCAGCTGGACGATTATGTCCTGCCCCGCCTCGCCAACCTCGATGCCCCGCTTCTGGCGGTGATCGGCGGGTCGACGGGCTCCGGCAAGTCCACGCTCGTGAACGCGGTGCTGCGCGAGCGGGTCTCTAACCCGGGCGTGATCCGCCCGACGACGCGTCAACCGGTCCTGGTGGCCAATCCGGCGGATGCGGACTGGTTCAATTCTCCGCAGGTGCTGCCCGGGCTCGCGCGTTCTCACGGCGCGGGCAACGAGCAGTCCACCACCTTGCGCATCGTGCCCACGGGCAGCATTCCAGAAGGGCTCGCGCTTCTCGATGCCCCCGATTTCGACTCAATCGACGACCGCAACCGTGCCCTGGCTTCCCAGCTGCTAGCGGCGGCGGATCTCTGGGTCTTCGTCACTACCCCGGCGCGCTATGCCGACCAACTGGTGTGGAATTTCCTGCACGACGCGGCCAGCCGCGGCATCGAGGTCGTGGTGGTGCTCAACCGCCTGGACGAGGCCTCGGCGGATACGGTCCCCGACGATCTGCGCCGCATGATGGACGAGGCCGGATTGCATGGCGCCACCGTGTTCACGGTCCCCTTCGTCCCCGACCTGGGCGGCGACAGCCCCGAGGAATTCCTGCAGGACACGCTGGTCGCCGAGCTGCGCTCCTACCTCACGGGCCTCGCCGAGGATTCCGCGGCGCGCCGCGCGGTCGCAGGCAAGACGGTCGCAGGCGCCGCCACGGGAGCCATCGAAAAAGTAGAGCAGCTTATCGACGCCCGCTCCCGCCAAGAAGCCTTCGCCTCCCAGCTCGACAGCGCGATCAGTGAACAGTACTCCACCGCCCACACCCATGTGATTGACGCGACCTCCGACGGCAAGATGCTGCGCTCCGAGGTGATGGACCGCTGGCAGGATGTCGTGGGCACCTCGGATATTTCCCGCGGCTTCGAGCGGTGGTTCTCCCAGACGATGGACAAGGTGGGCAGCTTCTTCACCGGTGAGCCCGCTCCTCTCCGCGAGGTGGAGACAGAACTCGAGTCCGGTCTCCACGCGGTGATCGTGGACGCCGCAGACACCGCCGCCGCACGTTCGTGGTCGCACATCGGTTCCGTCGCCCCGGACCTGCGCGCCGATGCCGACCCGGCTCTCGCCCGCTCCTCCGCCGATATCGACGAGCGCGCCGCCGCCCTGGTCCGCGACTGGCAGACCGCGCTTCTCGACCGCATCCAGGACACCGCCGGCTCCAAACGCCAGCGCGCCCGCGCCATGTCCTTCGGGCTCAACGTCCTGACAGTGGCTCTCATGCTCGTCGTCTTCGCTTCTACCGCCGGCATCACCGGTAGCGAAGCGGCCATTGCAGGCGGTTCCGCCGTGCTCGGCCAGAAGCTGCTGGAGACGATCTTCGGCGAGGAAACCGTCCGCCGCATGGCCTCCGACGCCCGCAACGACTTGAACGAGCGCCTCCGCGACCTCCTCCAGAGCGAACGCGAACGCTACTATCCCGTCACCGATCCGCTCCTCGAGGGCACCGCCGCCGAGGAGCTGACCGACGCCACCAACACCGCCCGCACGTCTGTCGCGGAGCGGTTCCCGGAGCTCGCAGGCACCGCGAAAACCTCCGCCGAGATCGCGCCAGCCAACTCCCCGAGCGCTCCCGCAAGCCTCGAGGAGAGCGCCGAGCGCGGCCCGCTGCGCGACCTCTTCGCCCAACTCCGCGGCGGGTTCAAGGCGAAGGAGGACAGCAATGGCTTTGTTTAA